A region from the Bacteroidales bacterium genome encodes:
- a CDS encoding formylglycine-generating enzyme family protein, which yields MKKTITVFLFLLAGITMFAQDELRARMELKNAETAYSEGRYSDALEHLDKTQASLGKWSHQISYLRILSLDKLCNYDDMQSAYFQQLREEVKKYLDYNRTNADKAVMEKVEEVYAVEEHLNNELHAQEAWVKVDQTSQTDLRGYLASYPQSAKAGIAHNILNDMQKRENDLQPRDTWEQIKDTEDMAELERFIRDYAGTPEAQIAAGRFKLIRLVDMVFVQGGTFTMNNPPHQVTLSDFYIGRYEVTQALWELIMGSNPSINKGDNLPVVNVTWNAAQEFIDKLNDRTGKKYRLPTEAEWEYAARGGVKSKGYKYSGSNKANDVGWYNMSEGLIDSKEMREVGKKQPNELGIFDMSGNAYEWCSDWHGNLNSNPQVNPKGPDTGTQKVIRGGSSRYPTSTLRVSFRKNSMLPFSEINISD from the coding sequence ATGAAAAAGACGATAACTGTATTTTTATTTTTGCTTGCAGGCATCACTATGTTTGCACAGGATGAGTTACGGGCGCGCATGGAACTGAAAAATGCCGAAACGGCATATAGCGAAGGCCGTTATTCCGACGCACTGGAACATCTGGATAAAACCCAGGCATCACTAGGAAAATGGTCGCATCAGATCTCATACCTACGTATTTTGAGCCTGGATAAACTTTGCAACTACGATGATATGCAAAGCGCATATTTTCAACAATTACGAGAAGAGGTTAAGAAATATCTGGACTACAACCGTACCAATGCGGACAAAGCCGTGATGGAAAAAGTTGAAGAAGTGTATGCTGTGGAAGAGCATTTGAATAACGAATTGCATGCACAGGAAGCATGGGTCAAAGTCGATCAAACAAGTCAAACCGATCTGCGCGGATATCTTGCTTCATATCCCCAATCGGCGAAAGCCGGTATTGCCCATAACATTTTGAATGATATGCAGAAACGTGAAAACGATCTTCAACCTCGTGATACATGGGAACAAATCAAAGATACGGAAGATATGGCTGAATTGGAACGATTCATCCGCGATTATGCCGGTACACCTGAAGCACAGATTGCAGCCGGGCGTTTTAAATTAATTCGACTTGTTGATATGGTATTTGTGCAAGGGGGGACATTCACGATGAATAATCCTCCTCATCAGGTAACACTGAGCGACTTTTATATCGGCAGGTACGAAGTAACCCAAGCCTTATGGGAGCTTATCATGGGAAGTAATCCTTCGATAAATAAAGGGGATAATTTGCCGGTAGTAAATGTCACCTGGAATGCTGCACAAGAATTTATCGATAAACTCAATGACCGAACCGGGAAAAAGTATCGTCTGCCTACTGAAGCGGAATGGGAGTATGCCGCCCGAGGAGGAGTGAAAAGCAAAGGATATAAATACAGCGGAAGCAATAAAGCCAATGATGTTGGGTGGTATAACATGTCGGAAGGGTTAATTGACAGTAAAGAAATGCGCGAAGTGGGCAAAAAGCAACCCAACGAACTGGGTATTTTCGATATGAGTGGCAATGCTTACGAATGGTGCAGCGATTGGCACGGAAATTTGAACAGTAATCCCCAGGTGAATCCGAAAGGCCCGGATACTGGAACCCAAAAAGTGATTCGGGGAGGCAGTTCCAGATACCCCACTTCGACTTTGAGGGTTTCATTCCGAAAAAACAGCATGCTACCATTTTCCGAAATCAATATATCTGAT
- a CDS encoding DUF5723 family protein yields MSSIRRVFICFCISFIAIGFVFSQQSHTLFFQHLNPQSNVVNPAIMSPCPVFFSLPLLGSIHLNANSTGFNYADLSKDKTLDLGSLVSQLHAVDFVTAEFHYTPFSFGIYLPNDDYLNITWSEKVDVKAFYPKKLIDFAARGNTQHLGNPLKIKSPGLNAVYYRELSVGIAREVSRDLDIGIHAKILFGQAGVFTRRGKMVIDSNSTTYDFTADWDFGIDASFPLDITRDVDGYVSDLDVGDVKFPSAVLTFKNPGIAFDFGFVYHTGDLVFSGSILDLGLMYWSKDTRKFRQNGQFTFSGANITDGLNSSDFFSEMKDSLKNQLKVTDTNSGFLTFTTPKIYVGVVKPVNDLISLGINARTDIYPGRPVAGLSFQAIASPGRYTQFSLSYSLMNYSFVNVGAGITVGGDRFQFYAVSDNILAFFTPEKARNGNIRFGFNFFLGCSEGKSNQNGRSGSGVCNWILKEENREKRYKKL; encoded by the coding sequence ATGAGTAGTATAAGAAGGGTATTCATTTGTTTTTGTATCAGCTTTATTGCCATCGGATTTGTATTTTCCCAGCAAAGCCATACTTTGTTTTTTCAGCACCTGAATCCTCAAAGCAATGTGGTCAATCCAGCCATCATGAGTCCGTGTCCGGTCTTTTTCAGTCTGCCGCTACTGGGATCGATCCATCTGAATGCCAATTCCACCGGATTCAACTATGCCGACTTATCGAAAGACAAAACCCTTGACCTGGGATCACTGGTGAGTCAACTCCATGCCGTTGATTTTGTCACTGCAGAATTTCATTATACCCCCTTTAGTTTCGGTATTTACCTGCCCAATGATGATTATCTCAATATTACATGGTCCGAAAAAGTCGATGTCAAAGCTTTTTATCCGAAAAAACTAATTGATTTTGCTGCACGGGGAAATACACAGCATTTAGGGAATCCTCTTAAAATAAAATCTCCCGGCTTAAATGCAGTATATTACCGTGAATTATCCGTTGGGATCGCACGCGAGGTTTCCCGTGACCTGGATATAGGCATTCATGCAAAAATCCTGTTTGGTCAGGCAGGTGTTTTTACCAGAAGGGGGAAAATGGTAATCGACAGTAACAGTACCACTTATGATTTTACGGCGGACTGGGATTTTGGGATCGATGCCTCTTTTCCACTGGATATTACCCGGGATGTGGACGGATATGTTTCCGATCTTGATGTGGGCGATGTGAAGTTTCCATCAGCTGTACTGACGTTTAAAAATCCGGGGATTGCTTTTGATTTCGGTTTCGTTTATCATACAGGCGATCTGGTTTTTAGCGGAAGTATACTGGATCTGGGATTGATGTATTGGAGTAAGGATACACGCAAGTTCAGGCAAAACGGACAATTTACCTTTTCAGGAGCCAATATTACGGACGGTTTAAATTCCAGCGATTTTTTTAGTGAGATGAAAGACTCATTAAAAAACCAGTTGAAGGTAACTGATACAAATAGCGGATTTTTGACATTTACCACTCCTAAAATATATGTCGGGGTAGTAAAACCGGTGAACGATCTTATTAGTCTTGGAATCAATGCCCGGACAGATATTTATCCCGGGAGGCCGGTTGCAGGATTATCATTCCAGGCGATTGCCTCACCGGGAAGATATACACAATTTTCCCTCAGCTATTCCTTGATGAATTATTCATTTGTAAATGTAGGGGCCGGAATTACGGTCGGAGGCGACCGTTTCCAGTTTTATGCCGTAAGTGATAATATACTTGCATTTTTTACCCCGGAGAAAGCCAGAAACGGAAATATCAGATTTGGGTTCAATTTTTTTCTGGGCTGTTCGGAGGGTAAAAGTAACCAAAATGGTAGATCGGGTTCAGGAGTGTGTAATTGGATACTAAAAGAAGAAAACAGGGAAAAGAGGTATAAAAAGCTATAA
- a CDS encoding DMT family transporter: MDQAKVKGYLLGAVAAATYGMNPLFALPLYKAGMDPDSVLFFRYLFAIPILGIMIKARGRSFNLKRKEIFPLIVMGILASTSSLMLFQSYNYMDAGIASTLLFVYPIMVALIMAFGFREKLTLQTILCILLALGGIALLYKNGDGTTLSLTGTLLVMVSALTYAIYIVGVNQPMFKNMATLTLTFYVLLFGLTLFLVRVDFGKSLHIADKWYLWGNLLALAVFPTAISFLCTTKAVQYIGSTPTAILGALEPVTAVFIGVSIFGESLTFRLILGIILIIMAVTLIIAGSNIKTYMVRFRKLFPKLPVKKHKNRQKKVSH; the protein is encoded by the coding sequence ATGGATCAAGCCAAAGTCAAGGGATATTTATTGGGTGCTGTTGCCGCGGCTACCTACGGCATGAATCCATTATTTGCACTCCCGCTATATAAAGCAGGGATGGATCCGGATTCGGTACTGTTTTTCAGATACCTGTTCGCCATTCCCATATTGGGTATCATGATCAAGGCAAGGGGACGGAGTTTCAATTTAAAACGGAAGGAGATATTTCCATTGATCGTAATGGGGATACTGGCTTCCACTTCCTCCCTGATGTTGTTCCAGAGTTATAACTACATGGATGCCGGGATTGCCTCGACGCTCCTGTTTGTCTATCCGATCATGGTAGCACTGATCATGGCATTTGGTTTCAGGGAGAAACTGACACTACAAACTATTTTGTGTATCCTCCTGGCATTGGGAGGTATCGCCCTGCTTTATAAAAACGGGGACGGAACGACCCTGAGCCTGACCGGAACACTCCTGGTTATGGTATCGGCACTTACTTATGCCATTTACATCGTAGGGGTCAACCAGCCGATGTTTAAAAATATGGCCACCCTTACATTGACTTTCTACGTATTACTTTTCGGATTAACCTTATTTTTAGTCCGGGTCGATTTCGGTAAAAGCCTGCATATTGCAGATAAATGGTACTTGTGGGGAAACCTGCTCGCATTGGCTGTTTTTCCGACTGCCATCTCTTTTTTGTGTACCACCAAGGCCGTTCAGTATATCGGCTCCACTCCGACGGCTATCCTGGGAGCTTTGGAACCGGTAACAGCCGTGTTCATTGGAGTGAGCATCTTTGGAGAGTCCCTGACATTCAGGCTGATCCTGGGGATCATACTGATCATTATGGCAGTAACTTTGATCATTGCAGGAAGCAACATCAAAACTTATATGGTACGTTTCAGGAAACTTTTCCCAAAACTACCGGTCAAAAAGCATAAAAACCGACAAAAAAAAGTATCACATTGA
- a CDS encoding DUF4419 domain-containing protein translates to MIAVNPGVTFKIEHLKTPWYLLPMNDTESVFKNLASPDFTQAKPDTGKIIARSSHVGRLVEYKEHPFFQGMYAAYADHRPFILSPDMIWLLISQGFARHVTHNAEELRSRFVDFSGQTTLIVRNDQVKLDDDAHRWEEIFPEFTKQIREHIKEPSLVDILTSDFSTTDPVSRIASEITIMESMKPYFEFVTMRIICGIPKVTLEGTTEDWERLLEKARYLRKYNLDWWLDEIEPLLEEFVRASKKKIDKRFWRNMFKFHTLKQYGSPTVIDGWIVKFFPYDKEGRRNDLKSISNVNRLPSELVKVDVKYIEVFQDTTIVTPLQFWAGFIGLQQDSENYSLRPEIGWLVKIKGEDSHRTKKMLEREKASLWSGGMSIRVSTVPEEILEMEEIRELSIDFTGKIQIPQEMKQIKIDRLNLSGEVSETEIKKIRELFPDTELIINRKKIP, encoded by the coding sequence ATGATAGCTGTTAATCCTGGTGTTACATTCAAAATAGAGCATCTGAAAACCCCCTGGTACTTACTTCCGATGAACGATACGGAATCTGTTTTTAAGAACCTGGCATCTCCCGATTTCACTCAGGCAAAACCGGATACGGGAAAGATAATTGCTCGTAGTAGTCATGTTGGAAGATTGGTTGAATATAAAGAACATCCTTTTTTCCAGGGAATGTATGCCGCGTATGCAGATCACCGGCCATTTATCCTGTCGCCCGATATGATCTGGTTATTGATATCGCAGGGATTTGCACGGCATGTGACCCATAATGCAGAAGAATTACGTTCCCGGTTTGTGGATTTTTCCGGCCAGACCACCTTGATTGTCCGTAATGATCAGGTAAAACTTGATGATGACGCTCACCGTTGGGAAGAGATATTTCCGGAATTTACGAAGCAGATCCGGGAACATATAAAGGAACCTTCTCTGGTCGATATACTTACTTCGGATTTTTCCACTACCGATCCTGTATCCAGGATAGCATCGGAAATTACCATTATGGAATCCATGAAGCCTTATTTTGAATTTGTTACTATGCGTATTATTTGCGGAATACCGAAAGTTACATTAGAGGGTACTACTGAAGACTGGGAAAGGCTTTTGGAAAAGGCGCGATATTTAAGGAAATATAACCTTGACTGGTGGCTCGATGAAATAGAACCGTTATTGGAAGAGTTTGTCCGTGCATCAAAGAAGAAAATAGATAAACGTTTCTGGCGGAATATGTTTAAATTCCATACTTTAAAGCAATATGGTTCTCCTACCGTAATAGACGGTTGGATCGTTAAGTTTTTCCCTTATGATAAAGAAGGCAGGCGAAATGACCTGAAATCAATCAGTAATGTAAACAGGTTACCTTCCGAGTTAGTCAAGGTAGATGTAAAATATATTGAAGTATTTCAAGATACGACCATAGTTACTCCGTTGCAGTTTTGGGCCGGATTTATCGGATTACAGCAGGATTCGGAAAATTATTCGTTGAGGCCGGAAATCGGATGGTTGGTCAAGATAAAAGGAGAAGATAGCCATCGGACAAAAAAAATGCTGGAAAGAGAGAAAGCTTCTTTATGGAGTGGTGGGATGAGTATTCGGGTGAGTACAGTACCGGAGGAAATATTGGAGATGGAAGAGATCAGGGAGCTTTCCATTGATTTTACAGGTAAAATACAGATACCACAGGAAATGAAACAGATAAAAATCGATAGGTTGAACTTATCAGGTGAGGTATCCGAAACTGAAATCAAGAAAATTCGTGAATTGTTCCCTGATACTGAATTAATTATCAACAGAAAAAAAATACCCTGA
- a CDS encoding DUF2945 domain-containing protein: MHQVSDNDPQFQIKSDKTGHFAVHKGSAALTKIKR, from the coding sequence ATCCATCAAGTCTCCGATAATGACCCGCAATTTCAGATCAAAAGCGATAAAACAGGTCATTTTGCGGTCCATAAAGGATCGGCGGCTCTTACAAAAATAAAACGGTAA